The DNA window TGATCGCCCTTCTCGCCCACCATTAACCTTAGGAACATAAAGCCATTTAAACTACACGTAAATTAAAAGACTTTTGAAATATATGCAACAAACTAATGATTATTTAATCATTATGTAttgtttataaacatattaaGCAACTAAACAATCTCCAGGAATGTAACGTGATTCATGTTGCTACAGTTAAAATgcaaaatgataatattttatcTGGGTGTATGGTTGAGGCAGGCAGTGGCTATAGTGATGCAAAGGATAAATTCTCAATTTCTTGGTTTTTAGTAATTGGATACCATTAAAGACAACATTTCAGGTGCAGTACAAAACGACATGTAAGGTTTGCATGTTGAGCTTTGCAAGATATTTCTTTGTTGGTGTGCTTGAACTTGCACTTGAACCATAGAATAGTGTCAGTTTGTGCGTACCTTAGATGCTATTGTTCGTTATAGCATTGCATTATTTAGTTTGCACCTTCAAGCTAATTGCCTTTTCCTATCTCGGCATTTCTTTTGTTATTCTTGCACATTCAGATTTCACTGAATATTCAGGATTTTATATGATCATCACAAGCTTAACACATAGGCctacattttttctttttctttctttccctcgaCTCTCTTCATTCTTCACTGTGTTAAGACTTCTCATTTTCCTGAAAGTGTCTAACACATATTCAAATATGGGTATGGGGTGTGATCTTCCAGATGTTCGGTGGAACATAGAACAAAGAGAGATTACTTGTGTTGGACACATCTTATCAGACATTTATCCCTGAGCCTGATTAACATAGTTTCTCCATGCTCATGGTCAAGATCTGATCTGATGCCACATCTTCATGTGTTTTCTGTCTTCCTTTTTCTTATCCTCTTTAAGGGCTACTTAAGCCAATGGTCGCCCACTGATCGGGAAAAACATAATTGTGATGACGTGAATGGGTATAAGATGCATTTGAATCCTAGGTTTTAAGTACGCTTTTTGATTGGTTATTAGTGTTTGATGAGCTTTTTTTGGTTTTACAAGAGGTATTTGCTTGCTTtgaataagatttaatttttatgattggttAATGCATACATCTAGTTTAAAAAGTTCGTCTAGATAAATGCTTTATCAAAGATCATGCAAAAAGGTAGGGAGCAAGGAAACTTACCGTACACTGATACCAAGCATATTCTTCTCCATTTGGACCTAAACACAAGAAAAGACATCTTCTAATCAAGGATTCTTGTGAAATCTAAAAAAAGGGTAAACATTCTCCGGAAATGtctctagaaatttttttatcttcTGTTCACACGAACTCTCAGACAATGGTAAAACCATAAACAGTAAAATCCTTATTACCTGGTTTTGGGACCCGTATAGTCTTGAACTGCACATCATTAGGACCTTGAACATACACCCTACGAGGATCAACGCTTACAACCACTGCCTGtcaaataaatattcaattaactcaaaaaaattcactCTGGATACTGCATATGTAATCAAGTGGCCAAAATGATAAATCAAAATTTGGCTTACAAGTAATAGCAAAAATTAGCAACATGGGTATAGGGTATGTATAACCTTCGAAAGATCCTCTATTTGGACACGAGTATGTATTTGACACACCCGAGTCGGGTAATATCGTTTAGAACTCTCATAAAACCATCTACAACTTGTAAGTTTTCATTTGTTCTTTAACAtttatttttcctctaaattttttttttgtcattttatggCAAATGACAAGTAACAAGCAGGAAAAACTTCAGAATGAGACCGTGGAAGATTAACAAAATATACATGGATGCATATTTGTGTCAGTGCCAACACATCAAAAACAAGACCAGCAATCACCTGATTTCCATAAACTTTAGAAATTTGTTCTAAGCTGCTCTTTCCTGTCTTTACCTGAAACAAGCATTTGCAGAACTATTAGTAGTTACACCTATGCTTGTATAACCATCTTAACTTCACATGTTATAAGTTGTAAAGTTTTAATGAGGTTGTATTGCATACTTTGGTTTTTATATATTCTTCTGCTGCATAAACTGCATCACTTCCAATGGATATTTTATCAGCCCCGGACCTAAAATACTCTGAAGCAACTTCCAAACTAGAATAGTACCTGAAAATCAATATACATTTATATACAAAATTGTGCCAGTTAATTACACAAAGATCACTGAAACCAGTATCAGGAAATGCCTCATAAATCATTTGAACAGAGATTAAGTCTTAATTGTAAGATACATGAAAACTAAATTACTGTAGAAAACAGAGGCAGACCTTCCATTTGCATCAGTAAAATCCCGTATACCACCTCCAACTGTTAGTGGGACAAAAACATTTTCTGATGTGTGCCTTAATACCTGCAAAGCATGGAAATCGATATAAATATccgtattttaaatatataaaacactaaagaataaattaaaaatgctatgtcaaaatatgtttataattaaaAGTGAAAAACCTGCAACATTGGTAAATCGCCTAATGGGAAATCACGGAATCCAGTAATGTTCAAAAAGCTGACCTGAAATTTGAAATACAGAAGAATCAATAATTCAAAGTATAAAAGAAACTCCAGAGAGGCTAAATGACTATCGATATTGCAATATAAACAGAAAATCAAAGCTCTAAATACCTCATCGGCCCCATCTTTGTAATACTGTCCAGCAAGCTCTACTGGCTTACCAAGGTTTCTCACCTATAAAGTTTTTGATGAGTTAAAACAGCATCCAAATCCAAGTATTAATATATAGGAgatcaagaagaaaactatcaaacAAACATAATTTAACTCTAATATACTCTCATATCTAAGGGCACATCCATTTTTGTCATTTATGGTATCATGATGCATTGGTaggcaaaattaaaaatttaatttaggcCTCCACCAATCCAAAACTAAGATCAACGAGATCATGGAATTAGAGCAATGTATGATCTCTCACTCACCTCATTCTCTTTTGTCTGCTCTCTTACATCATATTGGTCTCCTTTGGTTACAACAAGATCCCCTTTATCATTTGTTCTAACATCAAGACAAGCGATCACCTGAATGAAACAATATCTCAGGTAAGAGCCATATGAACCACAAAATCAAACAGAAAATGTCAATAGTTCTAATCTAGAGCTATGTAATTAAAATCTATCCAAAAGTGAAGCAGGTGCATagaaaataaaatcaagaaaaaCATGCAAAATAGTTCGAGATTCAGAAGCTATTACCCTCTTAGCAAGTTTTGAAGCTTTCCCCTGAGTAGGCTTCTGAGTCAAGCAAATCATTCAGATTGTTAAATGGATGAGTAAAGGTTGATAAAAATTGCTAGATGAATTAAACCAATGACACAAAGACAACCTTTGACCCTTGTGATTTTGGATTTAGGAACCTTCTCAATACAGAAAGACCAACATCTGAAACAATTTTATCAATGAACCAATTGTCAATGAACAGGTAAGCTCTTATTGTCTGACATTTGTTCATGACAACaagaaggaggaggaggaggaggagaaactTGTTCAACAATCAGATGGACCAAATAATTACGTTGGAAAAAATATGAACCAACTTCCTAAGTCAGGACAAACACCTTAAAAATTCTGCTTTTGATGATCGTCATGTACTCATGTTGATATCATAAATaggattatattattattatttcacacAAACACAGAAACCTAGGAGATGCCAATCTTAGAGGGAAACATCGTTAAATAGAGATATGCATGTGAACAAGCCATTCCCAGGCCAACAAGAAGAAACTTGCACAATATGAAATTTGAAACATGCAATGAAAAAATAACTACTAAGAGCACAAATATCTTGCCTCCACTCTTCTCTGGATGGAACTGAACTGCATGCACATTTCCCCTTCTAATAGATGCTATAAAATCATCACTGTAATTGCATGTAGATGAAACCCATTCTTTATTATCATTGGACtacaaagaaaatgagaaaaaaggTTACCAAAGATCACGAGGTATGATTATTAGTAGCTTTTGCAATAGGCACATTAATGAGCAAGTGTTACAAAATAATGACGAGGCAGACAAAAAAGAGAATACTGGCATGGCACGATAAGAGTGAACAAAGTAGACATGGCGATCTCCAATGTCGTCCAAAATTTCAGAGTCTTTTGCAATTTGCAAGGCATTCCAGCCAATATGGGGCACTCTAAAACCATTCAAAGAGTTAAACCGCCCAACCACACCAGGGATCAAGCCGAGACCATTCACTGAAACAAATGCACCATGGAATCAAGCTGAAAAGTTAAaaactagaaaataaatgaaaacatacTACAAAGAAAATATCCGAAATTTTTTCATTTGCAAAAGGAAGACtaattgtttttccttttttttcctgcCGATCCTTCTTCATGTACTACATAATCTAACATAACATACATCCAGGAAAGTAGTCATGACATATTTTCTACCAGTGCAGAAACTTTATCAAGTCCTAATCATTAAAATCATATATACATAGgtctttcaaaattttacaaaaaaaatggaGTTGTTTGAAAATTGACCTGGTCCATTCTCTTCACTAGAGTCAAAAAGCAGTTGAAGTCCAAGACAAATGCCTAGAAATGGGCGATCGTTTTCTATATAGGTACATAGTGCTTCAGCCATCCTGCAGAAAATGACAAATGGAAACTTCTAAGCTGACAATTTTCACTAAgttattaaaattgatttaaataaaagaGATAATTAGTTATCATTAAAAAGTTTGTACgaataaaattttcagtcaaCTACAAAGTGGTATATGTTCgaatttttctttgaattttattaGTGATACTAAATAGATTAATTGCAGTTTTACAAGCCACTggcaaaaaaatataaagacacATGGTTTGCCAATCAACTTTCAAAAGCTCAAGGATCATCCAATCAGATTTGATCTCTGAATAGTTATATATCTCTAGTTACAATAATTTGTAAgggaagaaaagtaaaaaaaagaacaagttACTAGAGAACTCTCTCACTTATCACTACAAAAGGAGTGTCCCCAAAGCCATTTGACACACGCaactaagaaaaataattaaagaatcgAAATCACTGAAAAGTACACAAATTCAAGGATGATGATCAGAATAAGGCCTTTATAACTCCCACAACAAATCCAACAGAATTGGAAAAGAAGAAGATACTGACGAACAAATTCTGCAGAGCTCCCACAAGAAAACAGAAGCAAGTTCTAAAGAATGCAGTCTCTAAAAGGAAGACCAAATTCTCTAGAGCTCCCACAATAAATTGCTTTCTCATTTTGTCCGACTAATAAGATCAAATCACTTTATTCAAGAAAAAAGTCATAAAGACCTTTGAAACAAGCTTCTAGAAAACAAGGAGAAAAagaattttcttattcaagaattTGCAAAGATTATGATCATATTTctaattagtaaaatttattattttgacctCAGCTTCTTTCCACCTTGATTTCAACTCAAAATTTATATGCACAAGACAACTGGAGTAAAAGAAATGCGAATATCAGTATCATGACAACTGAAATTATCAACCATTTCTAAGCTTAGACCTATGATCTAAGATAGCCATATGATTCTGGTTTTTGACAATTTTCTTAACTGAATTCTTCAAATAGATgaagtaaaaaagaagaagagacaAAACCCTGAAGCCTCATACATAGGTTTCTTACAAATCAGCCTAAAGTTCTTTACATAGCACGTTCACGGACCAAGAAGTATGCTAATGCAAGAAATTTTCTAATATTAGTTCTTCCACGTCCAAAATCCATGCATGGACAAATAGTTCGAATAGTAAGTTAAAATGACCAAAAAGGAACTGCTctcaataattattttcataaacaaAAGTAATAAAAACTAATACCCGGTCTTGGTCAATACATCCATGGCAGAAGCAAATGCCCCGACACCAGGAAAGATAAGGCGGTCTGCGTTCAAAATGTCTTTTGGAGTTCGCACCTACATTTGAATTCAAAAGAAATAACACACCTATTACTTATTATGCATACTTCTTTGAAATGCAATTGAAACTAAATTGATACAAATCATAACATTCTTAAAATCATGCCACCACATACTTCATacagaggaaaaaagaaaattataacaaaaactccctatgaaatttcatttttgtagGAAACAGTTAGTAATGCTTAGCAAATTTCATTCGTGTATGTATCCAATATGAGTATACTAAGTTCTTTTCCAAGTCTTTGAATATATTGGAGGAATCATACCCTATACCCATGTCTATATGTGATTGTATTACATGAGTACTTTAGGAAAAGTGTGTATCGGACATGAAGATCACAAGAACAATCAAAATGAAACAATCTTTTTTATAGTTCAGCACCTCTGTTTCTACTCTCTATctcataaaaattttatattagattctTATTCTAAATATAGACGCTACTCTAACAAAATTGAAtgtaaacatttaaataaatctGAATAAAGTCTTGAacttttcaataaataaaaatagtaatctattacagaaaaagaaaagtaagCTAAAATGACTTACATCCTCTATCTCGTAGCCAAGATATCGAATCGCATTCCTTACACTCCTAACATTTCCAGCTCCATAATCAAGCAACGTCACAACCGAACCTAAAagaaaaccaattttttttttaaatagcacTTGGAGAACTAGAACTAGAACTATCGCCAAATTCATGAAAGGAAGTACCAGAACTGGAACCAGATGAAGCGCGGATTACAAGTTTTCTTGGAGATTTTGATTTTAGAGTATTGTTGTGATAGTTTTGGCGGAGTGTTATGATAGAAGATTGCGAAAGAGAAGAAAATGACAATGATTTTGACGCGGAGCTCGTAAAGGAAGCACATGCCACCCCCTCCATTGCAGAAAAGTGCACTTCAGCAAAGCAACTGTTTATGAATTGTTTAAGGCCTTGGAGGTGTTGAATTGAAAGGCAAATTGACCGTGTCTACAACACCATCTTCAGGTAAGTGAAGATGTTTGCAGGAGAAATTTCGAGGAAGCGGCCGTCAAAGAAGACTCCAATGGCGGCAGCAGCAGCGGTGGCCgagatttttttatgttttcctttTGGGAGGAAGGCGATTGACGGTGAGGGAGTTCTTTGAGGTCCACGAGCGGAAAAAAGGAGCAAAGGAGGAGTTAATTTTAGGGTTAAACTTGGGTTTGTCGTTTTATCGGAAAGCTGTGAAAGTTTAAGTGGCTAAAAACAAGATCCAGTCATTTTGGAAACAGTTGAGTTGGTAGATTATTCGAttagagttaaaaaaaaaaatttaactcgtTATTGCCTACCGAGAGAACAACGATGCTGTGGCTGCTAAAAGATGGGATTTAACTCGGGTGCTATAGACTATAGTGTATAGGTCATACTGGCTAAAAGTTCAATCTCAATAATGCTATAGGTTATGAGTTGAATATATAACATTTTTAGTGAACGCTTATCAAGTACTTGTGtaatattgatatatatttttaatgagagATTTAACCATTGTTTCAATAAATTTTAGTGATACTAATTGaatcaatattttataattttttcatgtatttggacaAGTATTATacattcatattttataattttagtatttagattttcttttattatcaAAGCGATCTATTGTCATAGAGGTCTATCCTCACGTCCTAACCCAAGCTATGGTGCCGTAGCCTTCTTGCTAAAGGTTCAACCCTTGGAGTCTTCATCTGAGCATTATATATTTTGACACCCACacaatttgtaaaaaatatattaaaaaaacttttGATGACACATATCAATCTGTTACATCAAATAACTCACGTATCTTATTCATTCAAGTCAATTTTAACAACATTTTATACTAATACTTATCACATTATCACAATGTTTATACTCTAGTTGGAGGGCTTGGGGCCTACATCTTACCTCTCTCTATCTATAAATgctttgataataaaataaaaaatctttttaatttctcaaatctaacaaattttcacatattttactATACGAATCACTCTATTTTTACGATATTTTTGTATTCCTATTATGAGAATCTATCACTATATCTTATCAATACATTGTGTATTCAACTAAGCTATAAACATTTGTGACAATTTATTTGAAACATTGATGAAAATTTCGTCATAAAATTTTGGTCAATGTTCGAAATCTAAAAATTTACGCCCATATAAACTATTGATTCAACTAATATCTCATTTAATGAATTTTTTCTCACTCCCTCGATCCTTTCACCATTTTCTCCTTTTTGATGGTCTTTTTTTTCCTGTAGTAACCAAATCATTTCCACCCCAATGTTATGAACTGTTTGCATCTTTCGCCCATGCTAAATTTCATTTCTCAAGAAACCTAGATTGTATGCCCTGCCCGTTCCccactagaggtgctcatgggccgggccgggccggttcaaaaaaaattttggctCGCATCTTAGGCCCGGTCCTGGCCcagcccaaaatatgggcttaaaattttgtccagtCCCGGCCCAGGAACAAATTTCTAAGCCCGagtccggcccggcccggcccattttttaataaacactaaaaatttattttaaaaataaaaaaagtattttaaaaatattttaaaattaaaaaaataaaaaatatatatttattatattcgggtcgggccgggtcgagcccgggccaaaaaagtggtgcctgaGGCCTGAGTCGTTTTCTATACGGGCCTCTTTTTtttcccaaacccatatttcgagcctatatttttactcgaaccctcccatattttgggTGGGCCGTCGGGCCAGGCCGgaccgcccggcccatgagcacctctattcCCCACTCTCCACCATTCTTTACTCCAATCATTTTTGTTCAAATAGGATGATTTTTTCgctaattagaaaaataaatatgaaattaaaatattttaaaataacacatCAGTAAGGGTAAAATACCAATAAaagtcttctttttttttaaattactgaaatgggcccattaaaaaattaattacaggAATGGTCCAATTCCCtgaaaacgcgtccacgtcagtgcATTGTCAGCTGACGAGGCAGGAAAACGCTGCCTCAAGGGAgcgctttgcctacgtggacaTAAAGCGCGCCCTCAAGGACAAGTTTTGCCCGTGTCTCCTGCTGGTTAAGGTTTTGtggtttttaggtttagggttttaaagaaaaaattaaataaataagggattagggtttagggtttattaattaaattaattataaatttttcaaaattgggttaggtttcatgttcatggtttttaaagaaaaaatcaattaaattaggatttagggttacttgagtaaattaattaattttaaaaaaattatattagggtttagtgttaatttaaaaaagctcccacgtggacgcttttttgctacagtagctcctgaaaaaataatttcgagaagacgtttctgagcaaatagtgtcaaaaacgctttaagcaggatgctttgtcagcaaaagtactaaaaaaagctcccacgtggtcgcgcttttgctacaatagctcctgaaaaaataattttgagtagaCGTTTCTAagaaaatagtgtcaaaaacgctttaagcaggatgctttgtcagcaaaagtactgaaagaagctcccacgtggacgcgcttttgctacagtaacTTCTGTTTTGCTTGAGGCTATAAATGAAGCAAAATTTTTTCTCAtattgcataagttacagcaaaaAAATTTAGAGAGTCTAAGaatgatagaaattgaagatgagtgaacgtattagtgctgttatttactatgatggtaaGGTTCGTCACACCGAGAACGGTGTTATTTTTTTATCGAATAATAcagtgcgactggtttttaaccagaatatagatttgacagaacttcgtaaaagaattagcgTAAAATATTCGGAAcaacgccaatgaaagttctgtctattacgtatcgattttgttaTTCTGTTGATCCTGTGACATATAACTCGTTCGACGTAAAAGGTGTTCGTAGCTTGGAGGTAATGGTGCAGACTCGTCTCATTAGTGGAGCACCTTATATGGagttatatgtataatttacattGCCAAATGATGCACTTGCAACTGTTGTTCGAGAGGTATACATGACCCCTGCTTAACACTCGGTTAGtgggttacaaaatacggaacaacCCATGTTTAGTAGCGGTATGGAATACACATCCCCTGCACAACACTCTGTCAGTGGATGGGGCATGCACctcggtgggtcgatgtttgatgctggaaatacgtattgGAGAACggcatcaacttctagtggttggcaatctacatccaattggggacgttatgaaatgcctagaagaagggatgatgtactcttTACAACGtccaccggtgaggggacctcgtacgttgcagatgatggtgggtcaaaaacgctttaagcaggatgctttgtcagcaaaagtactgaaagaagctcccacgtggacgcgcttttgctacagtagctcctGTTTGGCTTGAGGCTATAAATGAAGCAAATTTTTTTCTCagattgcataagttacagcaaaaaaaatttagagagtctaagaaggatagaaattgaagatgagtgaacgtattagtgttattatttactatgatggtgagatTCGTCACATCGAGAACGGTGTTATTTTTTTATCGAAGAATAcagtgcgactggtttttaaccagaatatagatttgacagaacttcgtaaatgAATTAGCGTAAAATATTCGGaatgacgccaatgaaagttctgtctattacgtatcgattttgttattctgttgatccggtgacatataaCTCGTTCGACGTAAAAAGTgttcgtagcttggaggcaatggtgctgACTCGTCTCACTAGTGGAACACATTATATacagttatatgtacaatttacatcgccaaatgatgCACTTGCAACTGTTGTTCGAGAGGTATACATGACCCCTGCTCAACACTCGGTTAGtgggttacaaaatacggaacagcccATGTTTAGTAGCGGTATGGAATACACATCCCCTGCACAACACTCTATCAGTGGATGGGGCATGCACCTCagtgggtcgatgtttgatgctggaaatacgtattgGGGAACggcatcaacttctagtggttggcaatctacatccaattggggacgttatgaaacgcctagaagaagggatgatgtactctcTACGACGTCCACCAGTAAGGGGACCTCAtacgttgcagatgatggtgggttagaagatgactccaatgtggatccacctcgTACGTTCCAGTTCGGTAGAATCATCAT is part of the Gossypium hirsutum isolate 1008001.06 chromosome D11, Gossypium_hirsutum_v2.1, whole genome shotgun sequence genome and encodes:
- the LOC107911782 gene encoding imidazole glycerol phosphate synthase hisHF, chloroplastic gives rise to the protein MEGVACASFTSSASKSLSFSSLSQSSIITLRQNYHNNTLKSKSPRKLVIRASSGSSSGSVVTLLDYGAGNVRSVRNAIRYLGYEIEDVRTPKDILNADRLIFPGVGAFASAMDVLTKTGMAEALCTYIENDRPFLGICLGLQLLFDSSEENGPVNGLGLIPGVVGRFNSLNGFRVPHIGWNALQIAKDSEILDDIGDRHVYFVHSYRAMPSNDNKEWVSSTCNYSDDFIASIRRGNVHAVQFHPEKSGDVGLSVLRRFLNPKSQGSKKPTQGKASKLAKRVIACLDVRTNDKGDLVVTKGDQYDVREQTKENEVRNLGKPVELAGQYYKDGADEVSFLNITGFRDFPLGDLPMLQVLRHTSENVFVPLTVGGGIRDFTDANGRYYSSLEVASEYFRSGADKISIGSDAVYAAEEYIKTKVKTGKSSLEQISKVYGNQAVVVSVDPRRVYVQGPNDVQFKTIRVPKPGPNGEEYAWYQCTVNGGREGRSIGAYELAKVVEELGAGEILLNCIDCDGQGKGFDIDLIKLISDAVSIPVIASSGAGAVEHFSEVFMKTNASAALAAGIFHRKEVPIQSVKAHLLKEGIEVRI